Proteins encoded by one window of Lates calcarifer isolate ASB-BC8 linkage group LG7_1, TLL_Latcal_v3, whole genome shotgun sequence:
- the LOC108895992 gene encoding reticulon-4-interacting protein 1 homolog, mitochondrial, which translates to MGSVRAMVSTRLLCLLSAKVAGSSKTLARAGCSVCFKRHVSSSPSRLQSCMSAWVIDQYGTNGVLRYTEDITIPTVSSPSEVMIKVHAASLNPLDISMRGGYGAKLLKLRRDPMSVMDSDSEFPLILGRDVSGVVVDCGSEVTHFAPGDEVWAAVPPWKQGCLAEFVTLTEYEVSHKPELLSHTEAASIPYVASTALSALVNAGGLCRDSSSDKRVLITGGSGGVGTFSIQLLKAWGAHVTVTCSQNAEGLVRGLGADEVVDYTTGDVAEQLEMMEKFDLILDNVGGDTEQWAIGLLKPWSGAKYITLVTPLLLSTDSMGLLDGTIHAGFTLHTKAIQNIISSGVFYRWGFYAPDGPALDEVKKLVDAGKILPVVEAQFPFTQVPQAFQKLEQGHARGKTVVRVAEKDDTQAEELAQNICTDTAESELGVQGTAKQN; encoded by the exons ATGGGTTCTGTCAGAGCCATGGTATCAACCAGGCTCCTGTGTTTGCTCAGCGCTAAAGTCGCAGGCTCGAGCAAAACATTAGCCAGGGCAGGGTGCAGTGTGTGCTTCAAGAGACATGTCAGCAGTTCACCTTCAaggctgcagagctgcatgTCAGCCTGGGTCATTGATCAGTATGGCACTAATGGGGTTTTGAGGTACACAGAAGACATTACTATACCCACCGTCAGTTCCCCCAGTGAGGTGATGATTAAAGTCCATGCGGCTAGTCTCAACCCTCTTGATATATCTATGAGGG GTGGTTATGGAGCTAAATTGCTTAAATTAAGAAGGGATCCAATGTCTGTGATGGACAGTGATAGTGAGTTTCCTCTGATTCTGGGTCGTGATGTGTCTGGTGTAGTGGTGGACTGTGGATCTGAGGTCACCCACTTTGCTCCAGGAGATGAG GTGTGGGCTGCTGTTCCTCCATGGAAACAAGGATGTCTGGCAGAATTTGTGACTCTAACAGAGTATGAG GTTTCTCATAAGCCAGAATTACTGAGTCACACAGAGGCAGCATCCATACCTTATGTAGCCAGCACTGCTCTGTCTGCACTTGTCAATGCAGGTGGTCTTTGCAGAGACAGCTCTTCAGATAAAAG AGTTTTGATCACTGGAGGATCGGGAGGTGTTGGAACGTTCTCCATTCAG TTACTGAAGGCCTGGGGCGCCCATGTAACAGTTACCTGCTCCCAGAACGCAGAGGGCCTTGTTCGAGGGCTGGGGGCAGATGAGGTGGTGGACTATACAACGGGGGATGTGGCTGAACAACTAGAAATGATGGAGAA ATTTGACTTGATTTTGGACAACGTCGGTGGCGATACGGAGCAGTGGGCGATAGGCTTGCTGAAGCCCTGGTCTGGGGCAAAGTACATCACACTGGTAACACCGTTGCTCCTCAGCACTGATTCCATGGGCTTGCTGGATGGGACGATTCATGCTGGATTCACACTGCACACCAAGGCCATACAG AACATAATATCAAGCGGAGTCTTCTACCGGTGGGGATTTTATGCTCCAGATGGGCCCGCCCTGGATGAGGTCAAAAAGCTGGTGGATGCGGGGAAG ATCCTGCCGGTCGTGGAGGCCCAGTTTCCTTTTACCCAGGTGCCCCAGGCTTTTCAGAAGTTGGAGCAAGGCCATGCCAGAGGGAAGACAGTAGTCAGAGTGGCTGAAAAAGACgacacacaggcagaggagTTGGCGCAGAATATCTGCACAGACACTGCGGAGTCAGAGCTAGGAGTGCAAGGTACAGCCAAGCAAAACtga